From a single Endozoicomonas euniceicola genomic region:
- a CDS encoding acyl carrier protein has translation MAKIEELNSILANVLEVDTNNFDESTELLGALPEFDSMAVVGVITALEESFGIDVADDDIDATIFETVGSLLDYVNQDRS, from the coding sequence ATGGCTAAAATTGAAGAATTAAATTCTATTCTGGCAAATGTGCTGGAAGTTGATACCAATAATTTTGATGAATCGACCGAACTTCTGGGAGCTCTCCCGGAATTCGATTCCATGGCCGTTGTCGGCGTCATCACAGCACTGGAGGAATCTTTCGGAATAGACGTTGCAGACGATGATATCGATGCAACTATTTTCGAAACAGTTGGCAGCCTGCTGGATTATGTCAATCAGGATCGTTCCTGA
- a CDS encoding GNAT family protein yields the protein MSAPALPKAKVRAATAEDFDAVYPLLQELNSTRFTREIWQRLFTNLWQQEDWCPGYVLDNGEAVVGFLGGLNSTTVLDGEAHAVCNLTAWIVNDDYRSNSIMLLMPFLKRKNTSLTSLTSSPEAYKVYKKLGFKDVETGCRIIYPLPSFSRKYNVLSAKDEVLGGLSEKEKKVFADHEALDVKQVVISDGQEHCYLLMTRRLGRGHIQMISNVELFRKAVGATCGSICKRIDVKSLQVDERFLGGQKILLSRRKVFSQPKQVRGKLSALQVNGAYSELSILATP from the coding sequence ATGTCTGCACCTGCATTGCCTAAAGCGAAGGTCAGGGCTGCAACGGCAGAAGACTTTGATGCCGTTTATCCATTGTTACAGGAATTGAACAGCACACGGTTTACCCGCGAAATCTGGCAACGACTGTTTACCAACCTCTGGCAACAGGAAGACTGGTGTCCGGGCTATGTGCTGGATAATGGTGAGGCGGTGGTTGGTTTTCTGGGCGGGCTGAATTCGACGACTGTACTGGACGGGGAAGCTCACGCGGTTTGCAACCTGACAGCGTGGATCGTTAATGATGATTACCGTAGTAACTCTATCATGTTGCTGATGCCGTTTCTTAAGCGTAAGAATACCAGCCTGACCAGTCTGACCTCTTCTCCTGAAGCTTATAAGGTGTATAAAAAACTGGGGTTTAAGGATGTAGAGACTGGCTGCCGGATTATTTATCCTCTGCCGTCTTTTAGCAGGAAGTACAACGTGCTTTCGGCAAAAGATGAAGTATTGGGGGGATTAAGCGAGAAGGAAAAGAAGGTATTTGCTGATCATGAGGCGCTGGATGTAAAGCAGGTGGTGATCAGTGATGGGCAAGAGCATTGCTATCTTCTAATGACTCGACGCCTGGGGCGTGGTCATATTCAGATGATTAGCAATGTTGAACTGTTCAGGAAGGCCGTTGGAGCAACGTGCGGATCAATCTGTAAGCGTATTGATGTTAAGTCGTTACAGGTCGATGAGCGTTTTCTGGGGGGGCAGAAGATTCTGCTGTCGCGTAGAAAGGTGTTTTCACAGCCTAAGCAGGTTCGGGGTAAGCTGTCTGCTTTGCAGGTCAATGGGGCTTATTCTGAGCTTTCAATACTGGCTACACCCTGA
- a CDS encoding pyridoxal-dependent decarboxylase, exosortase A system-associated, which produces MSKKHDRLGRINVLNNELRIADRKASELVNIAGGTPLYVYSRTELSDRVKVLRTAMPEALKLHYAIKANPMPAVVQHMSTMLDGLDVASHKEMLVALGTGISPEMISFAGPAKQPGELRAAAAAGIVLNVESVLELERLYAIGEELGIRPNVAFRVNPDFELKSSGMKMAGGPKQFGIDAELMPDILAGLDTAKINFKGFHIFSGSQNLKADALIEAHDKTFELAARLTDLAPAKVEHVNIGGGLGIPYFPGEKTLDVTPVAENLQRLLDSREGDFRNTEIVMELGRYFVGEAGYYLCKVTDKKVSRGQAYLMTDGGLHHNLSNSGNFGQVIRKNYPVLIANRVDGDKKEKVEIVGPLCTPLDIVGAKLELPEAQVEDFIVVFQSGAYGATASPQDFLSHPHVRELLI; this is translated from the coding sequence ATGAGTAAAAAACATGACCGGCTTGGCCGAATCAATGTTCTTAATAATGAACTGCGGATAGCTGACAGGAAGGCTTCAGAGCTGGTTAACATTGCGGGGGGAACACCGCTTTATGTTTACAGTCGGACAGAGCTAAGCGACAGAGTTAAAGTATTGCGTACCGCCATGCCGGAAGCCCTGAAGCTGCATTATGCGATCAAGGCCAACCCAATGCCTGCTGTCGTGCAACACATGTCTACCATGTTGGATGGGCTGGATGTCGCTTCACACAAAGAGATGCTGGTGGCTCTGGGAACGGGTATATCACCGGAAATGATCAGCTTTGCAGGTCCCGCTAAACAGCCTGGAGAGTTGAGGGCTGCGGCGGCTGCGGGAATTGTCCTGAATGTTGAATCTGTTCTGGAGCTGGAAAGGCTTTATGCCATCGGTGAAGAACTGGGCATCAGGCCAAATGTAGCATTCCGTGTCAATCCGGATTTTGAACTGAAATCTTCTGGTATGAAAATGGCTGGAGGGCCTAAGCAGTTTGGAATTGATGCGGAATTAATGCCAGACATTCTGGCAGGACTGGATACAGCAAAAATTAATTTTAAGGGCTTTCATATTTTTTCAGGCTCACAGAACCTAAAAGCTGATGCGCTGATTGAGGCTCATGACAAGACCTTTGAGCTGGCTGCCAGGTTAACGGACCTGGCCCCGGCGAAAGTGGAGCACGTCAATATTGGTGGTGGTCTTGGTATCCCCTATTTTCCGGGAGAAAAAACACTGGATGTGACGCCGGTGGCTGAAAACCTTCAACGTTTGCTGGATTCCAGAGAGGGGGATTTCAGGAACACTGAAATTGTTATGGAGTTAGGGCGCTATTTTGTCGGGGAAGCCGGATACTACCTCTGCAAAGTAACCGACAAAAAGGTGTCCCGAGGTCAGGCTTACCTGATGACCGATGGTGGTTTACACCATAATTTGTCTAATTCTGGCAATTTTGGCCAGGTGATTCGCAAGAATTATCCGGTGCTGATTGCCAACCGTGTCGATGGTGATAAAAAGGAAAAAGTCGAGATTGTCGGCCCTTTATGTACGCCTCTGGATATTGTTGGCGCAAAACTTGAGCTTCCTGAAGCACAGGTAGAGGACTTTATTGTTGTGTTTCAGTCGGGGGCTTACGGTGCAACCGCCAGTCCACAGGATTTTCTGAGTCATCCCCATGTCCGGGAGTTGCTGATCTGA
- a CDS encoding acyl-CoA ligase (AMP-forming), exosortase A system-associated, with the protein MSQLLHQLLLDQAEKTPDALALGVKTQWYDYASVANHVKRVATGLQQLGLARYERVAIYLPKTAEAVFSFFGATAAGGVMVPVNPVLKARQVVHILKDCNVRILVTNKARYNQLQPLLRECHDLIRVIIVDLGRVDDDLAVTWNDFSGSAEQWLPSSSIDADMAAILYTSGSTGKPKGVVLSHRNMVTGAHSVAEYLQNTADDRLLCVLPFSFDYGFSQLTTAFSVGASCYLLEYLLPGDIVKAVEKQGITGLALVPPLWVQLADLEWQETGHGLRYFTNSGGAMPTATLSALRERLPNASPYLMYGLTEAFRSSYLAPSEVDSRPTSMGKAIPNAELLVVNEEGEECQPNEPGELVHRGGLVAMGYWNDPERTNERFKPAPTAFKEIPTPELAVWSGDVVKKDDDGFLYFIGRRDDMIKTSGYRVSPSELEEVVYASGLIAEVAAIGLAHERLGQAVVLVVVCNDGQLFDEKAVIKYCQQHLPAYMVPARVIEKQSLARNPNGKIDRKVLTEEYKSLFSATGVK; encoded by the coding sequence ATGAGTCAGCTTCTCCACCAGTTGCTTCTGGATCAGGCAGAGAAAACACCGGATGCTCTGGCGCTGGGTGTCAAAACACAGTGGTATGATTATGCATCTGTTGCCAATCATGTGAAACGTGTTGCCACTGGTTTGCAGCAGCTTGGGCTGGCTCGTTATGAGAGGGTCGCCATTTACCTGCCTAAAACGGCAGAAGCCGTGTTTAGTTTTTTTGGCGCGACCGCTGCGGGCGGTGTTATGGTGCCTGTGAATCCGGTGCTGAAGGCCCGGCAGGTCGTACATATTCTGAAAGACTGCAATGTCCGCATTCTGGTGACCAATAAAGCCCGATACAATCAGCTGCAGCCGTTGCTGAGAGAGTGTCATGACCTGATTCGGGTAATTATAGTAGACCTTGGTCGTGTTGATGATGATTTAGCAGTAACCTGGAATGATTTTTCGGGCAGTGCAGAACAGTGGTTGCCCTCATCAAGTATTGACGCTGACATGGCTGCCATCCTCTACACGTCTGGCAGTACTGGAAAGCCTAAAGGTGTCGTATTATCCCATCGCAATATGGTGACCGGTGCTCACAGTGTGGCAGAGTACCTGCAAAATACAGCGGATGACCGGTTGTTGTGTGTGCTTCCATTCAGCTTTGATTATGGTTTCAGTCAGCTGACCACGGCCTTTTCGGTGGGGGCGAGTTGTTATCTGCTCGAATATCTGTTGCCAGGAGATATCGTTAAAGCGGTTGAAAAGCAGGGCATTACGGGTCTGGCACTGGTTCCGCCGCTGTGGGTTCAGCTGGCTGACCTGGAGTGGCAGGAAACAGGTCATGGCCTGCGTTATTTCACCAATTCTGGTGGTGCTATGCCGACTGCAACCTTGTCTGCTTTAAGAGAGCGATTGCCCAATGCTTCTCCGTATCTGATGTATGGTCTGACAGAAGCCTTCCGCTCCAGTTACCTGGCTCCCTCTGAAGTAGACAGCCGTCCGACGTCTATGGGCAAGGCGATTCCTAATGCCGAGCTGTTAGTGGTGAATGAAGAAGGAGAAGAGTGCCAGCCAAACGAGCCCGGTGAACTGGTTCATCGTGGTGGTCTGGTGGCAATGGGCTATTGGAATGATCCGGAGCGCACTAATGAACGTTTTAAACCTGCTCCCACGGCGTTTAAGGAAATTCCAACGCCTGAACTGGCAGTATGGTCCGGTGATGTTGTGAAAAAGGACGACGATGGTTTTTTGTATTTTATTGGACGTCGTGACGATATGATCAAAACCTCCGGCTACCGTGTCAGCCCCAGCGAGCTCGAAGAGGTGGTTTACGCGTCTGGCCTGATTGCAGAAGTGGCTGCCATTGGTCTTGCCCATGAACGTCTTGGGCAGGCGGTTGTTCTGGTGGTTGTGTGCAATGATGGACAGCTATTCGATGAAAAAGCCGTCATCAAATATTGCCAGCAGCACTTACCCGCCTATATGGTGCCTGCCAGGGTGATCGAAAAACAGAGCCTTGCCCGGAATCCCAATGGCAAGATTGACCGGAAAGTATTGACTGAAGAGTACAAAAGCCTGTTCAGTGCAACAGGAGTGAAGTAA
- a CDS encoding lipopolysaccharide kinase InaA family protein: protein MTVDFTNALAKLEANQLPENWEWVRSSTMAKVAKYNGSEELYFKEFLPRSRMENIKAMIRGSRSERWIRQANIARKKGFDVPEVVASGTFGNKNGYLITASGPRKEVPDFLLRNDSTIDELQRQKWIVSFARYIGKMHKAGIVHGDLRPGNILMEPTEEGHFVMIDIERNSYYHKKIPMKQVKKNLVQLAKKLSFREFTAKDRITFFNIYNDAYGRFNKQEQKALAYDVINLVKKQDYWGGGGNVSSVADKRH from the coding sequence ATGACTGTAGATTTTACAAATGCTCTCGCTAAGCTTGAGGCCAACCAGCTGCCTGAAAACTGGGAATGGGTTCGTTCTTCAACTATGGCCAAGGTTGCCAAATACAATGGCTCGGAAGAACTCTATTTCAAGGAGTTCCTGCCTCGCAGTCGAATGGAAAACATCAAGGCGATGATTCGCGGTAGCCGCAGTGAGCGCTGGATCAGGCAAGCCAATATTGCCAGAAAGAAAGGCTTTGATGTGCCAGAAGTTGTAGCATCAGGCACATTCGGCAATAAAAATGGCTACCTGATCACAGCATCAGGTCCCAGAAAAGAAGTTCCTGACTTTCTCCTGCGCAACGATTCAACTATTGACGAGCTCCAACGCCAGAAGTGGATTGTTTCCTTTGCACGTTATATTGGAAAAATGCATAAAGCTGGCATTGTTCATGGCGACCTGCGTCCGGGAAATATCCTGATGGAGCCTACCGAAGAGGGACATTTCGTCATGATTGATATTGAACGAAACAGCTACTACCACAAAAAAATACCCATGAAGCAGGTAAAGAAAAACCTGGTACAGCTGGCTAAAAAACTAAGCTTTCGGGAATTTACGGCAAAAGACCGAATCACGTTTTTCAACATTTACAATGACGCTTACGGTCGCTTCAACAAGCAGGAACAAAAGGCACTCGCCTACGATGTTATCAATCTGGTAAAAAAACAGGATTACTGGGGTGGCGGTGGCAACGTCAGCAGCGTTGCCGACAAACGACACTAG
- the argH gene encoding argininosuccinate lyase → MSDNSNQQWGGRFSEGVDAFVARFTASIDFDCRLYQHDIAGSMAHARMLHKAGILTGEEQDAIIGGLNGILEDIEQGNIDWSVKLEDIHMNIEARLTDRIGDAGKKLHTGRSRNDQVATDIRLWLRDEIDNINQELNRFQRGLLDLAEREAETIMPGFTHLQTAQPVTFGHHLMAWYEMLSRDRERLQDCRKRVNVSPLGAAALAGTTYPIDREFTAQQLGFDRPTRNSLDSVSDRDFAIEFCAAGALIMTHLSRMSEELVLWASAQFNFIDLPDRFCTGSSIMPQKKNPDVPELVRGKTGRVNGHLISLLTLMKSQPLAYNKDNQEDKEPLFDTVDTLKDCLRAFADMVPHIEAKKVPMADAARRGFSTATDLADYLVRKGMPFRNAHEVVGKSVAYGIGQGKDLSEMTLEELQGFSDTITDDVFEVLTLEGSVSARNHMGGTAPEQVRQAVRDARKVLKV, encoded by the coding sequence ATGTCTGATAACAGTAATCAGCAATGGGGTGGACGGTTCAGCGAAGGGGTGGATGCGTTTGTGGCTCGCTTCACGGCATCCATTGATTTTGATTGCCGCCTGTATCAACACGACATTGCTGGTTCCATGGCGCATGCCCGTATGCTGCACAAGGCAGGCATTCTGACCGGTGAGGAGCAGGACGCTATTATCGGCGGTTTGAACGGTATTCTGGAAGATATTGAGCAGGGCAATATCGACTGGTCCGTTAAGCTGGAAGACATTCACATGAATATCGAGGCGCGCCTGACGGATCGTATCGGTGATGCCGGTAAAAAGCTGCACACGGGGCGTTCCAGAAATGATCAGGTGGCCACGGATATACGTCTCTGGCTGCGCGATGAAATCGACAACATTAATCAGGAGCTAAACCGTTTTCAGCGCGGCTTGCTGGATCTGGCTGAACGTGAGGCTGAAACCATTATGCCCGGCTTTACTCATCTGCAAACGGCGCAACCAGTGACCTTTGGTCATCACCTGATGGCCTGGTATGAAATGCTGTCGCGTGATCGTGAACGTTTGCAGGATTGTCGTAAGCGTGTGAATGTTTCTCCCCTGGGCGCTGCGGCACTGGCGGGAACCACTTATCCAATTGACCGTGAATTTACCGCACAACAACTGGGCTTTGACCGGCCTACCCGTAATTCACTGGATTCTGTCAGTGACCGGGACTTTGCCATTGAGTTCTGCGCTGCCGGGGCTTTGATCATGACACACCTGTCCAGAATGTCGGAAGAGCTGGTGTTGTGGGCATCGGCCCAGTTCAATTTTATTGATCTGCCAGATCGCTTCTGTACCGGATCATCCATTATGCCCCAGAAGAAAAATCCAGATGTTCCAGAGCTGGTGCGGGGTAAAACCGGTCGGGTTAATGGTCATCTGATATCGTTGCTGACTCTGATGAAATCCCAGCCCCTGGCGTACAACAAGGATAATCAGGAAGATAAAGAGCCTCTGTTTGATACGGTAGACACTCTGAAAGACTGTCTTCGGGCGTTCGCTGACATGGTTCCACATATCGAAGCGAAAAAAGTGCCGATGGCTGACGCCGCCCGTCGTGGGTTCAGTACCGCAACCGACCTGGCGGATTATCTGGTGAGAAAAGGTATGCCTTTCCGTAATGCCCATGAAGTCGTGGGTAAGTCGGTGGCTTATGGTATTGGGCAGGGCAAAGACCTGTCTGAAATGACCCTTGAGGAATTACAGGGTTTTTCTGACACCATTACGGACGATGTTTTTGAGGTGCTGACTCTGGAAGGTTCGGTCAGTGCCCGTAATCATATGGGGGGCACTGCGCCGGAGCAGGTGCGGCAGGCGGTTCGGGATGCTCGTAAAGTTTTAAAAGTCTAG
- a CDS encoding sensor histidine kinase — MPDATLSNKNRDNLFIPNLCHTPAIFMLVLVAELFVLTQVLAFPGSQLPDSYDFDWNRLATNSLFVQWIVLSSAAALCRLRRLLHNSPTTVIVSSVLLTVVIITLIVTLLAHFLALSLTLSLTQGFLWKDTLLTFPDGHQLLRHGVIALILTAMLLRYFYIQHEASQQETANANARFQALQARIRPHFLFNSMNIIASLIHINQDKAEEAVEDLSDLFRSSLQEAGSLISLSREIELCQGYLRIEKHRLGDRLNSEWRFHNLPETLPANLTIPPLTLQPVVENAVYHGIQPRQQGGTVSVDIALDNDKVTIRVQNPVPENSEQAVEQGNRLALENIRSRLQLLYGHQASIDAHLTLNDGAEIYETIISYPKNKLSTA, encoded by the coding sequence ATGCCCGACGCCACCCTTAGTAACAAAAACAGAGACAACCTGTTTATTCCCAACCTGTGCCACACTCCGGCAATTTTTATGCTGGTGCTGGTGGCCGAGCTGTTTGTGTTAACCCAGGTGCTGGCCTTTCCAGGCAGCCAGCTTCCCGACAGCTACGACTTCGACTGGAACCGGCTGGCCACCAATTCGCTGTTTGTGCAGTGGATTGTCCTGAGCAGTGCAGCGGCGCTCTGCCGGTTACGACGATTACTTCACAACTCGCCAACGACTGTCATTGTCTCTTCGGTACTGCTAACGGTTGTGATCATAACCCTCATCGTTACCTTATTAGCGCACTTTCTGGCGCTCTCATTGACACTTTCATTGACGCAAGGATTTCTGTGGAAAGATACCCTGCTGACCTTTCCTGACGGGCATCAACTGTTGCGTCACGGCGTTATCGCTCTGATCCTGACCGCCATGCTGCTGCGCTATTTCTATATTCAACACGAAGCTTCCCAACAGGAAACCGCTAACGCCAACGCACGCTTTCAGGCGTTGCAGGCACGTATTCGCCCACACTTTCTGTTTAACAGTATGAATATTATTGCCAGCCTGATTCATATCAATCAGGACAAGGCAGAAGAGGCGGTTGAGGACCTGTCCGACCTGTTTCGTTCCAGTCTTCAGGAAGCCGGAAGCCTGATCTCCCTCAGCCGTGAAATCGAACTGTGCCAGGGCTACCTGAGGATTGAAAAGCACCGGTTGGGTGACCGCCTCAACAGCGAATGGCGCTTTCACAATTTACCTGAAACCCTGCCAGCTAACCTGACCATCCCTCCCCTGACGTTGCAACCGGTTGTCGAGAACGCGGTTTACCACGGCATCCAGCCAAGGCAGCAAGGTGGCACGGTGAGTGTAGATATTGCGCTTGATAACGATAAAGTAACTATCAGGGTGCAAAACCCAGTGCCGGAAAACAGCGAACAGGCCGTAGAACAGGGTAACCGGCTGGCACTGGAAAACATCAGATCACGATTGCAGTTGCTCTATGGCCACCAAGCCAGCATCGACGCGCATCTGACCCTGAACGACGGAGCAGAGATTTACGAGACCATTATCAGCTACCCAAAAAATAAGTTATCTACAGCATGA
- a CDS encoding LytR/AlgR family response regulator transcription factor: protein MKILITDDEPLARDRVRHLLNRLEGFQPLEKEASNGYEAIQLTREFQPDIVLMDIRMPGMGGLETASLLAEMEQPPAIIFCTAYDTHAIEAFNVQAVGYLLKPVKADDLLQSLQRASNINLAQLNQLQGSLPGSSTRNHISAKTLKGIELVPLDSIYYFMADSKYVTVFHEHGETLIDDPLKELEQEFSASFVRIHRNALVRKSLIERMLRDENGHYSLQLTHVDKPISVSRRHVPLMKKIMQTL from the coding sequence ATGAAAATACTGATTACCGATGATGAACCTCTGGCTCGTGACCGGGTTCGCCATCTACTCAACCGTCTGGAAGGGTTTCAGCCGCTGGAAAAAGAGGCTAGCAACGGCTACGAAGCCATACAGCTCACCAGGGAATTTCAGCCCGATATTGTGCTGATGGATATTCGCATGCCGGGGATGGGTGGGCTGGAAACGGCAAGCCTTCTGGCCGAAATGGAACAGCCTCCCGCCATTATTTTCTGCACCGCCTATGACACCCACGCCATTGAAGCCTTTAATGTGCAGGCGGTGGGTTACCTGCTCAAGCCTGTGAAGGCCGACGATCTGCTACAGTCTCTCCAACGTGCCAGCAACATTAACCTGGCTCAGCTGAACCAGCTGCAAGGTTCCCTGCCCGGCAGCAGTACGCGCAACCATATATCCGCCAAAACCCTGAAAGGTATCGAACTGGTGCCGCTGGATTCCATCTATTACTTTATGGCCGACAGCAAATACGTGACCGTTTTCCATGAGCATGGCGAAACCTTAATTGACGATCCCCTGAAAGAACTGGAGCAGGAATTCAGCGCCAGCTTCGTGCGGATTCACCGCAACGCCCTGGTACGCAAAAGCCTGATCGAGCGCATGCTGAGGGATGAAAACGGGCATTACAGTCTCCAGCTAACCCATGTGGACAAACCAATCTCTGTCAGCCGACGTCATGTTCCTCTGATGAAAAAAATCATGCAGACCCTATAG
- the hemC gene encoding hydroxymethylbilane synthase — protein MKTVRIATRKSALALWQAEYVRERLEHFHPKLSVELVKMTSKGDRILDAPLAKIGGKGLFVKELENSLLAGRADIAVHSMKDVPMSFPDGLGLATICPRENPLDAFVSNHYNHLEELPEGAVVGTSSLRRQCQLLKLRPDLTIRFLRGNVNTRLAKLDNGEYDAIILAAAGLIRLDMADRIRNCLTTEQCLPAAGQGAVGIEIRSDDKTIRQLLEPLHDQDTADRVLAERAMNRRLNGGCQVPIACYSELQGDELFIRGLVGQPDGRLLLEAQTHCHRSEGETAGIQVAEKLLQKGADRILNELMHE, from the coding sequence ATGAAGACCGTCCGCATCGCTACCCGAAAAAGCGCCCTCGCTCTCTGGCAGGCAGAATACGTTAGAGAGCGTCTGGAACATTTCCATCCGAAACTTTCTGTTGAGCTGGTGAAAATGACCAGCAAAGGCGATCGTATCCTTGATGCTCCCCTGGCAAAGATTGGTGGCAAGGGGCTGTTTGTCAAAGAGCTGGAAAACTCTTTGCTGGCGGGACGTGCCGATATTGCCGTGCATTCCATGAAAGACGTGCCCATGTCGTTTCCTGACGGACTGGGGTTAGCCACCATCTGTCCACGGGAAAACCCTCTGGACGCCTTTGTTTCCAACCACTACAACCATCTTGAAGAACTGCCGGAAGGTGCCGTGGTGGGCACCTCCAGCCTGCGCCGTCAATGTCAGTTACTAAAGCTTCGCCCGGATCTGACCATTCGTTTTCTGCGTGGCAACGTGAACACCCGGCTCGCCAAACTCGATAATGGAGAATACGACGCCATCATTCTGGCTGCCGCCGGCCTGATTCGTCTGGATATGGCGGATCGAATTCGTAACTGCCTGACCACTGAACAGTGTCTGCCAGCAGCCGGGCAGGGCGCTGTTGGCATTGAAATTCGTAGTGATGATAAAACCATCCGACAACTGCTTGAGCCTCTGCACGATCAGGACACGGCTGACCGGGTACTGGCTGAGCGCGCCATGAATCGCCGCCTGAACGGGGGCTGCCAGGTGCCGATTGCCTGCTATTCCGAATTACAGGGCGACGAACTGTTTATCCGAGGGCTGGTCGGCCAACCCGATGGCCGTCTGCTTCTGGAGGCACAAACCCATTGTCACCGCAGCGAAGGGGAAACGGCCGGTATTCAGGTAGCGGAAAAACTGCTACAGAAAGGCGCAGACCGAATCCTCAATGAATTAATGCATGAGTGA
- a CDS encoding uroporphyrinogen-III synthase — MFDATLNHIRALVTRPQPEGDRLAERIHRQGGKALVLPMLDIAALAETPVMRERVQQLDRYDKVIVISQRAARYGLELIDNYWPQRPIHQQWFAIGEATRHTLARLDVSATCSQQGSDSESLLALDDFQDITGQRVLLIKGKGGRDFLERTLHQQGVQIDTLEVYQRRCPDYQPDEVRQQLADHGINVILAGSGETVRNLCQFLPRTMPERCRLVIPGQRVVRLAEALGFRQIYKAAGADHAAMLSVLEKINDEASL, encoded by the coding sequence ATGTTTGATGCAACACTCAACCATATTCGCGCCCTGGTTACCCGTCCTCAACCAGAGGGTGACAGGCTGGCTGAACGCATCCACCGGCAGGGTGGTAAAGCTTTAGTGCTGCCTATGCTGGACATTGCCGCATTAGCTGAAACTCCGGTGATGCGTGAACGGGTGCAGCAACTGGATCGTTACGACAAGGTGATCGTGATCAGCCAGCGCGCAGCCCGCTATGGGCTGGAACTGATCGACAATTACTGGCCACAGCGCCCCATTCATCAGCAATGGTTTGCCATTGGCGAAGCAACCCGCCACACTCTGGCTCGACTGGATGTGTCCGCCACCTGCTCCCAACAAGGCAGCGACAGTGAAAGCCTGTTGGCCCTGGATGATTTTCAGGACATCACGGGCCAGCGTGTGTTACTGATTAAAGGAAAAGGCGGCAGGGACTTTCTGGAAAGGACATTGCACCAGCAAGGCGTACAGATAGATACTCTTGAGGTCTATCAACGCCGCTGCCCGGACTATCAGCCCGATGAAGTGCGACAACAGCTGGCAGATCATGGTATTAATGTCATTCTTGCGGGCAGTGGCGAAACCGTCCGGAACCTTTGCCAGTTTCTCCCCCGGACAATGCCTGAACGCTGTCGGCTGGTGATTCCTGGTCAGCGGGTCGTCCGCCTGGCAGAAGCACTGGGGTTCAGGCAGATTTATAAAGCAGCAGGGGCCGACCATGCCGCCATGCTATCGGTTCTCGAAAAGATCAACGATGAAGCCTCCTTGTGA